One window of the Salvia splendens isolate huo1 chromosome 1, SspV2, whole genome shotgun sequence genome contains the following:
- the LOC121794562 gene encoding uncharacterized protein LOC121794562 yields MDSIKFENVKVEKANAISSYRSVKRITTLFRVVELLLFAIVVSRFSTALPLKLSGEYFRTISVALISPRFVFLLGNAIVVILFFKSGQFSAQEGEGIADFYEEFVEKCRKNEEKKVFDDCKVISTKMCKSSSEKLAVHGGRKLSRSKTVDCRTRQKMAAAEEMSSEEFRRTVEAFIARQQRFLREED; encoded by the coding sequence ATGGATTCAATCAAGTTCGAGAACGTAAAGGTGGAGAAAGCAAACGCGATTTCAAGTTATCGCAGTGTTAAGAGAATCACGACTTTGTTTCGCGTGGTGGAGCTGCTCTTATTCGCGATCGTCGTGTCTAGGTTTTCGACGGCGCTGCCTTTGAAGCTTTCCGGGGAATATTTCCGAACAATCTCCGTCGCTCTAATCAGCCCCCGATTCGTTTTCCTCCTCGGAAACGCGATCGTAGTCATCCTGTTTTTCAAATCGGGGCAGTTTTCGGCACAGGAAGGCGAGGGGATCGCCGATTTCTACGAGGAGTTCGTCGAGAAATGCCGGAAAAATGAGGAGAAGAAGGTTTTCGACGATTGCAAAGTGATTTCGACGAAGATGTGCAAGAGCAGCTCCGAGAAGTTGGCGGTGCATGGCGGCCGTAAGCTGTCGCGGAGCAAGACGGTAGACTGCCGCACCCGCCAGAAGATGGCGGCAGCAGAAGAGATGAGTAGTGAAGAGTTCCGGCGAACGGTGGAGGCGTTCATCGCTCGGCAGCAGAGGTTTTTGAGGGAAGAAGATTGA
- the LOC121794481 gene encoding uncharacterized protein LOC121794481, producing MHTRSQGTPPFGLLCYQRKRGSRGPEIEIYPGYQSPVRENPVFSSCSESNSWIESEAESMARNEYNDAPPPVGSLVNGGNLFHGHDDEDPMSHLNAFYELTNSHRPPNVEHHRIKRALFPFSLREKAREWYDSLPDYNIATFEELKSKFLLEYNSPMKIEKLREEITSFWQKYDESFAEALKRFTDLLRKCPSHGLAPRHDLLSLSGNLDDLTHDEVRAHFQRLANNQRNWHNPREVTVGNTFGATKESERVSAIEAQMVDFSTQISSMTKVVKSLQLTPQPQAAPAMKCGVCQGGHYTDQCPSLQGAPVEDVNYIGNRQGFNQGNQWMSNIQPSGYEKKLSSDDQVAQIYSFMTKNQKENDQFKEKVNEKFGHIDAIMKNLEKMIAQIASAAQTRTQGYIPSTTVTNPNVNEQCKVVTLRSGKNLDSIPASHTQGRMRLSVEEKGKKIEEANMSSEKKVTLSPAQDPKSMFNFPDHIPPLLYPPKRRKRVPKEKSFEWMMNVIRKVNVDVSLVDLFTNFPKFSKFFKDMIANKEKL from the exons ATGCACACAAGATCACAGGGTACACCGCCGTTCGGAttactctgttatcaaagaaaGAGAGGGTCGAGAGGTCCAGAGATTGAGATTTATCCTGGTTATCAAAGTCCTGTTAGAGAGAATCCGGTATTCAGCTCATGTTCAGAAAGTAATAGTTGGATAGAATCAGAAGCAGAATCGATGGCTAGGAATGAGTACAATGATGCCCCACCACCTGTGGGAAG TTTGGTGAATGGGGGAAATCTTTTCCATGGTCATGATGATGAAGATCCAATGAGCCATTTGAATGCCTTCTATGAGTTGACAAACTCTCACAGACCGCCAAATGTGGAGCATCATCGGATCAAGAGGGCTTTGTTCCCTTTCTCATTGAGAGAGAAAGCAAGGGAATGGTATGACTCACTGCCGGACTACAACATTGCAACTTTTGAAGAGTTGAAGTCGAAGTTTCTCTTGGAGTACAATTCTCCAATGAAGATAGAAAAGTTGAGGGAAGAAATCACTTCATTCTGGCAAAAATATGATGAGTCATTTGCCGAAGCTTTGAAGAGATTTACAGATTTGTTAAGGAAATGCCCAAGCCATGGACTAGCTCCGAGGCATGATCTCTTGA GCTTAAGCGGGAACTTGGACGATTTGACCCATGATGAAGTGAGAGCGCACTTTCAGAGATTGGCGAACAATCAGAGGAATTGGCATAATCCAAGGGAGGTGACCGTAGGAAATACATTTGGTGCTACCAAGGAATCTGAAAGAGTTTCAGCTATAGAGGCTCAAATGGTTGATTTTAGTACTCAAATATCTTCAATGACAAAAGTTGTGAAATCCTTGCAATTGACTCCTCAACCCCAAGCTGCACCTGCGATGAAGTGTGGAGTATGCCAAGGAGGACATTATACAGATCAATGTCCAAGTTTGCAAGGAGCACCAGTGGAGGATGTAAATTATATTGGTAACCGTCAAGGTTTTAACCAAG GAAATCAATGGATGAGCAATATCCAACCTTCGGGGTATGAGAAGAAGTTATCTAGTGATGATCAAGTTGCACAGATCTACTCCTTCATGACAAAGAATCAAAAGGAGAATGACCAGTTTAAAGAAAAAGTGAATGAGAAGTTTGGCCATATAGATGCTATAATGAAGAATTTAGAGAAGATGATAGCCCAAATTGCATCAGCTGCGCAAACAAGGACTCAAGGATATATCCCAAGTACCACAGTCACAAATCCAAATGTTAATGAGCAATGTAAAGTGGTTACTCTTAGAAGTGGAAAGAATTTAGATTCTATTCCGGCATCTCACACACAGGGGCGGATGAG ACTATCAGttgaagaaaaaggaaagaagataGAAGAAGCAAACATGAGTTCAGAGAAGAAGGTTACTTTAAGTCCAGCACAAGATCCCAAGAGCATGTTCAATTTCCCCGATCACATTCCACCTCTACTGTATCCACcaaagaggaggaagagagttcccAAAGAGAAGAGCTTcgaatggatgatgaatgtgattAGGAAGGTAAATGTGGATGTCTCTTTGGTTGATCTCTTTACCAATTTCCCTAAATTCTCCAAGTTTTTCAAAGATATGATAGCGAACAAGGAGAAGCTTTAA